Part of the Kushneria marisflavi genome, TCCGGGCCATCCTGCCTATATGTATCGATGCAACAACCAGACCCCTAGCGCACTGACGCCAAGACTCAGGGCGGCAAATATCGTGAAAGTCGCGTTGTAGCCCTGAGATCCGACCAGCCAGCCGGCCAGCGGTGATCCCATGATCTGCCCGATCGAGGTGGCCAGCAGTGGCGGAACGGGACCAAGCGATGGAGTATCCAGCATGATTTCGGTGCCCCTGATGAGATAAAAGCCGGTCAGGGTCATGTAGCCGGCGCCAAACAGGGCTGCCGAGAGCAGCGCCTGTAAAAAATTGCTCGGGTCCAGCGCCAGCAGGGCCAGCGCGGCGGCAATCACCACAAGGCCGCCGGCATGCGTTGCAACCGCCCCAAAGCGGGCGATGAGATCGCCGGCGCTACCACCGGCCAGGCCGCCAACGCCAACGGCCAGCCACATCCAGGCCGCCTGACTGGACGCCATGCCACCGCCAGTCATGACGGCGTCGGGGGCAAATACCCAGTAGGCGGCACTGGCAACACCCGTCAGGGCTGCCAGTCCGCTCAGGCGCGCCATGCTGAACCACTGCCAGGGCGCCACCGATGAGAGCGCTTCCCGCCGCTGCGGTTGCTCAACGTCTCGCTGTTCGCGGGGTAGATAATATAGTGCGCCCATGGCCCCCAGGGCTGCCAGCACGGCGAAACCGATATAGGCGCTGCGCCAGGCTTCTGCCCAGATCAAAACGGCCGGCATGGCAAAGGCGATCCCTACGCTGGTGCCCGCATTGGTAATGGCATTGACTCGTCCTCGCAGACTGGCCGGGACGATTCGATAGACCGCCTCGGCCATGACCGGTGAAGAGAGGCCCGTGCTGAGACCGCAGATCAGGACGCCGCCGGCCAGTATCGGTGATGAGGGCGCCAGCGCAATCATGATCAACCCGGTCATTGATAGAACGATCGCTACTACTGCCGTCTGGCGTACCCCCAGAAAACGGGTAATGGCCGGCGCGGCAATGATGGCGATGACGAAACTCAAAAACGGCAGTGCGCCAATGATGCCGGCCATGGCGGGCCGAATGGTCATTTCATCACGCATGGCCGGCAGAAAAAGCCCGAAGACGAAGCGTGCCAGACCGTACGTGATGGCGATGACGCCGCTGCCGAGAATAGCCATGCCCACCGAGGTCAAAGGCCTCATGATGTCGCCCTCATGGTGGCATTGATCACCATGTCGATCATGTCCCGCGTATCGCCTAGAGCCGTTTCCACGCCCAGCACGGCCACCGTGTTGTTACTGCCTTCCAGTATCGTAAACAGCTGTCGGGCAAGAGCAGAATCTTGCGCTACTCCGTCCCGGGAGACGGCCGCTTCGAGACGCTGCAGGAGGTCTTGTTTGCATCGAGTGGCTAACGCATGAATGGCCGCGCTGTGCTCGGCAAATTCTCCCATCGCCTTGAGCATGATGCAGCCATGCTGACTGAAGGCCTCAAGCCAGCGGTGGTGCGCCTCGGCCAGCGCTTTGGTGGCATGGCCGGCGCAGGCCTCCGCCACAGCGGTATCGAGACTATCGAGAAAGCGCTTGTGGCGCGCCTCCAGCACCGCAAGGATCAGAGCTTCCTTGGAGCTGAAGTGATTGTAAAGCGTCATGCGAACCACCCCGGCCGCCGACACAATGCGATCAATTCCGGTGGCGTGAAATCCCTGCTCATGAAAAAGCTGTTCGGCGGTGCTCAACAAGTGGTCACGTTTGGAAGCAGGCATCAGCGGCAACTCCTATATAGACCGGTCTATATAGATGCACGGCTCAACTCATGTCAAAGGCCGCCTTGAGGGTATCGACCAAAGAGATGGAGCGGTTCAACAACAGCGGATGTTGATCGGTGGCGGACGCCCGGAGAGCAGGAAACAAGCATAAAAAAGGCCCGCCGGATGGCGGGCCCATTTGTGTCTTTCACGACATGAGGGTCATGGCATTACTGCTGATAGGCAGCCTTTTTCAGGGCAGCAATACGATCATCCAGCGGCGGGTGACTGGCAAAAAGCCTTTC contains:
- a CDS encoding MFS transporter; protein product: MRPLTSVGMAILGSGVIAITYGLARFVFGLFLPAMRDEMTIRPAMAGIIGALPFLSFVIAIIAAPAITRFLGVRQTAVVAIVLSMTGLIMIALAPSSPILAGGVLICGLSTGLSSPVMAEAVYRIVPASLRGRVNAITNAGTSVGIAFAMPAVLIWAEAWRSAYIGFAVLAALGAMGALYYLPREQRDVEQPQRREALSSVAPWQWFSMARLSGLAALTGVASAAYWVFAPDAVMTGGGMASSQAAWMWLAVGVGGLAGGSAGDLIARFGAVATHAGGLVVIAAALALLALDPSNFLQALLSAALFGAGYMTLTGFYLIRGTEIMLDTPSLGPVPPLLATSIGQIMGSPLAGWLVGSQGYNATFTIFAALSLGVSALGVWLLHRYI
- a CDS encoding TetR/AcrR family transcriptional regulator — encoded protein: MPASKRDHLLSTAEQLFHEQGFHATGIDRIVSAAGVVRMTLYNHFSSKEALILAVLEARHKRFLDSLDTAVAEACAGHATKALAEAHHRWLEAFSQHGCIMLKAMGEFAEHSAAIHALATRCKQDLLQRLEAAVSRDGVAQDSALARQLFTILEGSNNTVAVLGVETALGDTRDMIDMVINATMRATS